In Massilia sp. METH4, the genomic window GGGAAGCCGCCGTAGTCGTAGATCATGCCGGGCTGCGCGCCGGACGACAGGGCGAATTCCCCGCCTTCCCAGTGCGCCGTCACGGCCAGCACGGCCCTGGGCTTGCCGTTGACCTGCCGCGGAATGTCGCGCAGCGCGGCGTCCAGCACATCGTAGGCGCCGCCGAACTCGGCTTTCATCCATGGCCAGGGGCCGCCGCCGTGCGACAGGAAATAGGTGGGCAAGCGAGTGGGCATACCGGACTCCATCGTTTCAGGTATGAAGAATATACGGCCCGCGCCGCGCCGCCACAACCAGCAAAATCTCGATACTGATGTTCGAATCAGTGCAAGTGATGCGGCCCGGCGTCGTCCCGCGCCAGCGCCGCCAGCGCGAACAGCCGCGCCATGCGCATCCAGGCCACGGCCAGCACGATCGCCTGCGCCAGCAGCAGCGCACCCAGCGTGCCGGGCAGGCCGATGGCCGGCACATGCATCCTGGCCCATCCCAGCAGGGCGGCCAGCGCCAGGCCCGCAACGGACGGCACGGTCCATGCCAGCAGTGCACCGCCGGGCCGGCGCCACAGCAGGGCCAGGCCGGAAGCCCAGGCGCGCACTGCGCCGGTTCGGCGCCGGTCGATGGCCAGCATGGCGCGGCCGGCATCGACGGTGAGGTTCGCCAGCAGCACCAGGAGCACGGCGGCCGTGGCGGCGGCAATTTGCCAGGGCTGCGTGTCGGCATAGGTGATGGCCCGGGCCGCATGCTGCCGCGCCATGTCGGCCAACTCGCCGCCGAGCAGGGCGGCGGCGCCCAGCGGCACCACGGCCCACGCCAGCATGCGGAACATGCGCGGGTATTGTTCGCCGGCGCCCGACAGCAGCTCGCGCAGCCGCGGCGGTTGCGCCGCGCGCACGGCCGTCACCGCCGCCCCGGTCAGCAGCGGCGACAGTAGCAGCGTGAGGATGAGCGCCCCGACCCCCGCAGCCGTCAGCGCATCGCGCTCGCGCAGTACGGCCGTGCCCAGGTCGGTGAGGGCGATCATGTCGAGCGCACGCGCCAGCGCCGGCACATGCACGGAGTGGTCGAGTTCCCGCGCCAGCAGGAACCACACAGGCAGCGATGCCAGCACGGCCGGCAGCAACAGGCAGACCAGCCACAGAAGCAGCAGGCGCCATTGCAGCGCCACGCCGGCCGCGTTCAACAGGCGCTTCATAGCGCCGCCACCAGCGCGAGCAAAGCCTGGGTCACGGCGGCGAAGTCGAACGTCCAGCGGCGCGTGGCCGCATCGTCGGCTTCGACCGTGCGCGTGTCGTCGAGCTTGTTCGTGTCGAGCAGGTGGCGGCGTTGCGGGTCCAGCTCCGCCGACACGGCTTTGGCGCGCTTGACCCATTCGAAGCGCTTCCATGGTTCGTCGCCGTTCCATTGCACGGTCTCGCGGCTGCCGTCCGCGAATGTCACCACGAGGGTCTGGGGAACGGCCGCGCCGCGGCGGCGCACCACGACCTTGGTCTTGAACGGCCGAGCTCCACCCGGCTCCAGCATGGCCGGCGTCAGTTCCACCAGCTTGCCCTGCCGCGTCGCGTAACCCGGCTGTGGTGACAAGGCTTCGCTGGTGAGCGAGGCGATGCGGTCGTCCACTTTTTGCACCGCGTACACCTGCTGGGCGAAGACGGTTTCCACCAGCGCCCGCTTGCCGCTGACCTCGGCAAGCGTCTCCCGCAGGTCGGCCACGCTGGGGTGCCGGAAGCGCCAGCGCCGGTAGTACTCGCGAAAGGCCCGGTCCATGACCTCGGTCCCCAGTTGCGCCTGCAGGTCGTGCAGCATCACGGCCGTGCGCGAATAGGCGGGGCCGACGCCGTCGAGCCGTTCCCAGGTGTTCGCGCCGATCGGGTCGGCCGGTTCCTCGCGCGGCGCGTCGAGCCGCTCGCCCGGGAAGCCGCCGAACGCGAAGGCTCCCGCACCCTCGAGCAGGGTTGCCAGCACGGGCAGCGAAGCGGGCCGCTGGCCCAGCATGCGCACATTCCAGTATTCGTTCAAGCCTTCGTCCAGCATCGGTTCCTCGAACTCGTTGCTGGCCACGATGCCGTGCAGGTACATGTGCGCGAATTCGTGCACGGTGACGAAATCGAGGTCGTAGCGGTCGCGCGTGCCGGGCGCGGGATCGAGCACGCTGTCGGTGGTGAAGAAGGTCGGGTATTCCATGCTGCCCGCGTGGGCGGCATTGTACGGCGCGATCACCACCGTCAGGGTATCGTAGGGATAGGGGGCGAACTTGTCGGCGAAATAGGCCAGCGAGCGTTTCGTCATGTCCAGCACGGGGGCGGCGTTCGACGCATAGTCCGGCGGGTACAGCACCGTGATCGCCACCGGCCTGCCGCCGGGTGACGACCAGGTGCTCCGCAGCGGCGGCGCCGTGCGATTGTCCGCCGTCCACGCGAAATCGTGCACGTCGCCCTGCGCGTAATGATGGGTGACGAGGCCGTCGCGCTCCACCGGCTTGCCTTGCAGGGCGCCCGTGGCGCCCACGGTATAGCCCTTCGGCACCGTCAGCTTCACGTCGTAGTGGCCGAAGTCGGCGTAGTACTCGGAATCGGTATGGTACTCGTGGACGTTCCAGCGCACTTCGGTGGCGCCGCGTTCGCCCGGCAGTTCCAGCACGCCGATCTTCGGGAACCACTGCGCCACCAGGTGGAAGGTGCCGTAGTGGCCGGTGCGTGCCGTCACGCGCGGCAACTGGTCAAAGAAGGCGATGTCGAGCGTGGTGCTGGCACCCGGCGGCACACCGCGCGGCAAGTCCAGGCGCACCACGGTGCGGTCGGTCTTCGGGCCGCCATCCGGTTGCACGAACGTCCACGGCACATCGGTCCCGCCCTGGCGCACGTGGCGCAGGTCGGTGTAGCCCCATTCGCCTTCGCCCGTGCCGTCGGCCAGGCCTTGCGCGCGCAGCTCCGTCATGAAGGTACTGTCGCCATTGCGAAAGGCGTTCAGGTACAGGTGCAGGTAGACACTGTTCACCGTGCGGTCGCTGCGATTGCGCCAGATGAGCTGCTGCCGGCCCTCGACCGTGTGCCGCACCGGGTCGAGCGCGGCTTCGATGCGGTAGTCGGCCACCCGTTCGGACAGCGTGGCTTCCGCGCCGGTACGGATACCGCCCCAGGCACCGGGGCTGCTGGGCGTTTGCACGGCCGCTGCGTGCGCCGATGCGAACGGGATTTCCTGTGCCGGGCCGGAACGGGCGACCTGCGCCAGCGGCGCCGGCTGAACCAGCAGCGCGGCCGCCGCCGCGGCCACCACCACGATCGATTGCAGGACGTGCATGCTGCTCCTTGTGCAGGGACGATGGGGCCACTATAGCGAGGCTCATGCATGGATGGCAATGCCCGCGGCATCTTAAATCCGGCTTAACAAGGACATAAGGAGGACTTGGGCTTACACACCGTTACTTACGCTGACGCAAAAAATGGTAATCTCCCGGCGTTTGCATTTACCACCGACCCAACGAGAAGGAAGATCATGCGTCCACTGCGCCGCCTCATGCTTGCCGCCACCGCCATGCTGGCCTTGACCGCCACCGCGTCCCAGGCGGCCGGGCCGGGCTACACGACCCTCTCCACGCCGGTACCCGCGACCGCGCCTGGCAAGAAGGTCGAGGTCATCGAATTCTTCATGTACACGTGCCCGCACTGCTACGCGCTCGATCCGCTGCTGGAAGAGTGGGTCAAGAAGCAGGGCGACCGCATCGTGTTCAAGCGCCTGCACTTCGCCCAGGGCCCGACCGACCCGCTGGCGCATGCGTATGTGACGCTGGAGGCGATGGGCCAGACCGAGCTCGTGCACAGCAAGATCCTGCGCGCCATCCATGGCGAGCGCCAGCGCATCTATCGCAGCGACGAGCAGATGAAGGAATTCCTGGTCAAGAACGGCGTCGACAAGGCCCGCTACGAACAGCTCTTTAATTCGTTCAGCGTACAGACTAAGATGAAGTCACTGGCCAACACCATCGGCAAGTACCAGGTCACGTCGGCACCCACGCTGGTCGTGGACGGCCGCTACATGACGTCGCCGACGATTGCCGGCGGGCCGGGGGCCTCGGAAGTGCAGGCCGGCCGCCAGACGATCGCCGTGCTGGACCAGCTGGTGGCCAAGGCCGCGGCGGAAAAGAAATAATCATCGAGCTGTAGAGAGGTTGTCATGAGCGATCGCGAAAAAGGCATCATGGAAGCGTTCAACGCGCTGGAGCCGGATGAAAAGCGGCTCTTTTCCGTCAGCAACGTCAACCATCTGGCATGGAGCCTCGTGGTCGTGCTGCTGGTCCTGGCCGGCTGGCTGGCCGCGGCGCTCGTCAATGCCGAGAACCAGCGCCATGCGCTGATGACGAAGCAGTGCCAGGACCGCGTGTTCAAGGAAGAGGTCGACAAGATGTGCCTGCTGACCGTGCGTTCCCGCGAGCACTGGTGGCAGCACCTCACCTACGGCATGGGGCACCTGTCGCCGGAGAAGTGATGGCGTTGCTTGAGTAGAAAAAGCCCGCGGATGCGGGCTTTTTTGTTGCCTTGAAAATAGGGACGTACCCCATTTTCAGAGCAATATTTCAAGAAGTTACCGTCAATTTCGCCGACTTCAGCCGCACGCTGTCCGGTCCCGCGTGGATCGTGAAGCTGCCCGGCTCCACCACGCGCTTCATGTCCACGTTGTAGAACCACAGGTCCGAAGGCTTGATGTCGAACACCAGCGTCTTCTTCTCGCCCGGCTGCAGGGTCACGCGCCGGAACGCCTTCAGTTCCAGCACGGGCCGCGTGACGGACGAGATGTCGTCGCGGATATAGATCTGCACGACCTCGTCGCCAGGCACGGAACCCGTGTTGGTCACGTCCACCTCGACCCGCGTCGATTCGCTTGGCCGGATCGTGGCCTTCGCCAGGCGCGGCGCCGAGATGTCGAACGTGGTGTACGACAGCCCGAAGCCGAACGGGAACAGCGGCTTGGTACTGCCGTCGATGTAGCCGCGCCGCGCCGAAGGCTTGTGGTTGTAGAAGATGGGCAGCTGGCCCACGCTGCGCGCGAACGACACGGGCAGCTTGCCGCCCGGGTTGACGCGGCCGAACAGCACGTCGGCAGCCGCGTTGCCCGTTTCCTGGCCCAGGTACCAGCCCTCGATGATGGCGTCGGCCCGCTCGGCGATGAAGTTGATCGCCATCGGCCGGCCGTTCAGCAGGAACACGACGGTGGGCTTGCCCAGGTCGAAGATGGCTTTCGCCAGGTCGTTCTGCTGGCCCAGCAGGTCCAGCGTGGCGCGGTCGCCCAGGTGCTGGTCGGCCCAGGCCTCGCGGCTGGTCTGTTCGTTGTCGCCCAGGACCATCACGATGGTGTCGGCCGATTTCGCCGCGGCCACCGCCTCGGCGATCAGCCGCGCGTTCACGTCCGGCGCGGTCCAGCGAATCTCGTCCTTGCCCCAGATGCGCTCCTCGGTGATGCGCACGCCCTCGCGGTAGTCGAAGCCGAAGCCCTGCGCCTTCGCCTCGGCCTGCAGCGCGTCGTGGATCGAGACGACCTTGCGGGGAATGTCCGAATAGCCGCCGATCGGCGTGTCCTTCGCGTGGGTGCCGAGCAGCAGCAGCTTGCCCGTCTTCGCGGGGCGCAGCGGCAGCACGCCCTTGTCGTTCTTCAGCAGCACCACGGAGCGGCCGGCCGCTTCGCGCGCGAGCGCCACGTCGCTTGCCGTGGCGGTTTGCGCGTCGGCCCGCGCCGCGTCGGCATACGGGTTCTCGAACAGGCCGGCCAGGAATTTCAGCTCCAGGATGCGGCGCACCATCGCGTCGATCTCGCTGACCGCGACCTTGCCCTCCTTGACCAGCTCGGCCAGGTGGCGGTAACCGTGGCCATCGGGCGTTTCGATGTCCACGCCCGCCTTTACCGCGTAGTAGCCCGCTTCCTTCGGCGTGGCGGCCAGCTTGTGGCGCGTGACCAGCTCGCGGATGCCCATGTAGTCGGACACCATCACGCCCTTGAAGCCCCATTCCTTGCGGGCCACGTCGTTGAGCATCCACCGGTTCGCGTGCGATGGAACGCCGCCGATCTCGTTATACGAGGGCATGATGGCGGCTACCGTCGTCTCCTTCACGATGCGCTCGAACGGCGGGAAGAATTCCTCGCGCAAGGTCCGCTCGGATACTTCCGCCGGGCCGATGTTCGTGCCCGATTCCGGCTGGCCATGACCCGTCATGTGTTTCAGCGTCGCGAGGACCTTGTCCTTGGCGAGCTGGCGCGTGGTGCCGGAAAAGCCGATCACGGCCGCCTTGCCGATTTCCGCGGTCAGGTGCGGGTCCTCGCCATAGGTTTCCTCGATCCGGCCCCAGCGCGGCTCGCGCGCCACGTCGATGACGGGCGCCAGCGCGAAGTTCGCGCCGCGCGCGCGCATCTCGCGCGCCGCGACCGAGAACACGCGCGTCACGAGGTCCGGATCGAACGAAGAAGCCAGCCCGATCGCCTGCGGGAAGGACGTGGCGTCGAGCGCCGCATAGCCGTGCAGGGCTTCCTCGTGCATGAACAGCGGAATGCCCAGGCGCGTCTGCTCCAGCGCCCATTTCTGCGCCGCGTTCACGTAGTTCGCCGTCTCCAGCGCGCCGCGGTTCGGGCGCGCGCCATCGTCGCCGGCCGCCGCCGCGCTGCCCGCCTCGGACTTGCCCTGACGGTCCGACGGGCGCGCCAGCATGCCGATGCCGTGCGGGTATGCCTTCGAGGCCTTGGCGGCCGAGAAGGCGCCGTTGTCCTCGATCTTGCCCTTTTCGTTCCACACGCAATCCATCTGCGCGATCTTTTCCTCGAGCGTCATGCGCTTGATCAGGTCCTCGACGCGCTTCGGTACCGGTGCCGCCGGGTCCTTGTAGACCGGGCGGGCGGCCGTCGCGGCCATGGACAGGGAAGGGGCGGCGCCTGCCGCGGCCATCGTGGCCAGGAAGCGCCGGCGGCCGTTGTTCGAATCGTGTTGCATGGGTCTCCTTGATTTTCTTTAGCTTCACTTGCTGCCGAGCCCGTGTCATGGTGCCTGACCCCATGACACGAACCCAGCCGTGCCGCGGTCAGCGCTTGCCGGTCCGCGTCGCCACGTCCACCCACACGGCCAGCGTCAGGATCGCGCCCTTGACGATCATCTGCCAGTACGTATCCACGTCCAGCATCGACATGCCGTTATCCAGGCTCGCCATGACCAGGGCGCCGATCAGGGCGCCGTACACGGTACCGGAACCGCCGCGCATCGAGGTGCCGCCGATGAAGCAGGCGGCGATCGCATCGAGTTCGCCGGAAGTGCCGGCCGACGGGGCGCCGGCGGCCAGGCGGGCAGTGTTGATCAGGCCGGCCAGCGCGCACATCAGGCCCATGATGCCGAAGATCCACAGCTTCACGGCCTTGACGTTGATGCCGGAAAGGCGCGTCGCTTCCATGTTCGAGCCCACCGCGTAGATGCGGCGGCCGAACACGGTCTGCGTCGTCATGTAGGTGAAGATGCCCAGCAGGGCGAGCAGCAGCAGCACGGGCAGCGGAATGCCTTCGTAGCTGTTCAGCGTGGTGACGAAGCCGGCCAGCACGGCGCCGATGATGGCCAGGCGCAGCCCGTCGCGCCACACCGGTGCCTGTTCCAGGCCGTGGTGCGCACGGCTCTTGCGCTGGCGCCAGGTGAGCGAGATGGCGATCACGAACAGCGTGATGCCCAGCACGATCCCCCATTGCGGCGGCAGGTAGCCCTGGCCGATGTAGACGAAATTGTCCGACACCGGGGCGATCGTCACGCCATCGGTCACGCCGAGCAGGATGCCGCGGTAGGCCAGCATGCCACCCAGGCCCACGATGAACGAGGGAATGTGCAGGTAAGCCGTCAGGTAACCGTTGAACAGGCCGATGAACAGGCCCACGGCCAGCACGGCGACCATGTTGACGGGCAGGCTCATGCCGTGCGTGACGTCCAGCACGGCCGCGATGCCGCCCAACAGGCCCAGCAGCGAGCCGACGGACAGGTCGATCTCGCCGGCGATGATCACCAGCGACATACCGCAGGCGAGAATGCCCGTCACCGCCATCTGCCGCATCAGGTTCGACATATTGCGCGGCGTGAGGAAGCCGCCTTCCGTCATCCATGTGAAGAAGCCCCAGATCAGCACGATCGCGACGAGCAGGGCGAGCATCTTGTACTGCGTGAACAGCTTCTTGAATTGATTGCTTTTCATGAGTCTCGGTCTAGTGAAGCGGTTGCGCCAGGGCGGCGGCCAGCAGGGTTTCCTGCGTGAGGTTGTCGTTGACGAAGTCGCCGCGCAGCTGGCCTTCGCCGATCACGAGCACGCGGTCGGACACGCCCAGCACTTCCTGCAATTCGGACGACACCATGACGATCGAGATCCCCTCGGCAGCCAGGTTCAGCATCAGCTGGTAGATCTCGAACTTGGCGCCCACGTCCACGCCGCGCGTGGGTTCGTCCAGGATCAGGATCTTCGGTTTCGTCAGCAGCATCTTCGACAGCACGGCCTTCTGCTGGTTGCCGCCGGAGAGGCCGGTGATCGGCAGGAAGGGGCTGGCCGTCTTCAGTTTCAGGCGCCCGATCTCGCCGCGGATCACCTTCAGCTCCTCGTCCTGGTCGATGCGGCTGCCGTGCGAAAACTGCTGGAGGATGGCCATCGTCATGTTCTGGCCCACCGACAGGTCCGGCACGATGCCATGGTGCTTGCGGTCTTCCGGCACCATCGCCAGCCCGGCGCGGATCGATTTCAACGGGTTGCCGGTATCCCAGCGCTGCCCGTGGTACCACACCTCGGCCTCGTACTGTCCCTCGTACGAGCCGAAGATGGCCGACACCAGCTCCGTGCGCCCCGCGCCCACCAGGCCGGCGATGCCGAGTATCTCGCCGCGGCGCAAACTGAACGACACGTCGTCCACGCGCTTTCTTTGCGGGCTGTCCGGGTCCCAGCACGTCACATGCCTGGCCTCGAAGATGACTTCACCCGGCGTGTGCCGCTTTTGCGGATACAGCTGGTTCATCTCGCGCCCCACCATCTGCGCGATGATCTTGTCGACGCTCATGTCGCGCATCGGGGTGGTGGCGATGTGCTGGCCGTCGCGGATCGTCACGATCGTGTCGCAGATCGCCTCGATCTCGTCGAGCTTGTGCGAGATGTAGATGCACGTGACGCCCTTCGCCTTCAGCTGGTGGATGATGTCCAGCAGGATGCGGATCTCGGACGTGGTGAGCGACGACGAGGGCTCGTCCAGGATCAGGAGCCGGGCATTCTTGTTCAGGGCCTTGGCGATTTCGATCAGCTGCTGGTGCCCGCCGCCGTACTGCTTCACCGGCAGCACCACGTTCACGTCGCGGATGTTCAGGCCGGCCAGCAGTTCGCTGGCGCGCCGATTCATCGTGTCGTAGTCGAGGCGCCCGCCGGGCAGGGTGATCTCGTTGCCAAGGAATATGTTTTCCGTCACCGACAGTTCCGGCACGAGCATCAGTTCCTGGTGGATGATGACGATGCCGGCGGCTTCCGTTTCACGGATCGAGGTGGCTTTCAGCGGCGCGCCGTCCCAGTAGATCTCGCCGTCGTAGGTGCCGTGCGGGTAGACCCCGGACAGTACCTTCATCAACGTCGATTTTCCCGCGCCGTTCTCGCCGCACAGGCCGACGCATTCGCCGGCCTTCACCTTGATGTCGATGCCGTTCAGTGCGCGCACACCGTCGAACTGCTTGACGATGCCGCGCATCTCGAGAAGATAATCGCTCATGCGCTTAATTGCGTGCAATCATCAGTTGGCGCTCAGCTGGGCCTTCGAGTAAAAACCGTCCTCCGCCAGCACCTGCACATTGGCCTTCGTGAGCGGGATGGGTTTGAGCAGCAGCGTGGGTACCTGCTTGGCGCCGTTGTTGTACTGGGAGTTGAAGGCGGGCTTCTCGTTGCGCACCAGCTGCACGGACAGTTTCGCCGCCTCGGTGGCGATCAGCTTCAGCGGCTTGTACACGGTCATCGCCTGGGTGCCGGCGATCACCCGCTTCACGGCGGCGAGATCGGCATCCTGGCCGGACACCGGTACCTTGCCCTGCAGCTTCTGCGACGTCAGCGCCTGGATCGCGCCGCCGGCCGTGGCATCGTTCGACGCCACGATGGCGTCGATCTTGTTGTTGTTGGCGGTCAGCGCGTTCTCGACGATGGCCATCGCTTCCGAAGCGCTCCAGTCCTTCACCCACTGCTTGCCGACGACCTTGATGTCGCCCTTGTCGATCAGCGGCTGCAGCACCTTCAGCTGGCCTTCGCGCAGCATCTTGGCGTTGTTGTCGGTGGGCGCGCCGCCCAGCAGGTAGTAATTGCCCTTCGGCTTGATGGCCTTGATCGCCTCGGCCTGCAGTTCGCCCACCTTCTGGTTGTCGAACGAGATGTAGGCATCCACGTCGGAGTTCAGGATCAGGCGGTCGTACGACACGACCTTGATCTTGGCCTTCTTCGCCTCCCGGATCGCGTTGTTCAGCACCGTGGCGTTGTAGGGCACGATCACCAGCACGTCGACGCCGCGCGAGATCAGGTTCTCGATCTGCGAGATCTGGCGCTGTTCGCTGGCGTCGGCCGATTGCACGTAGACCTTGGCGCCGAGTTTCTCGGCTTCCTTGACGAAGTAATCGCGGTCGCGCGTCCAGCGCTCCAGGCGCAGGTCGTCGATGCAGAAACCGATCTTGGGGTTCTTGGCATCGGCCAGGGCGGCGGTGGAAGTGAGGGCGAGCAGGGCCGCTGCCGCGGTGAGCTTCAGTGCTGCTTTGAATTGCATGGTTGTCTCCTAAGATGGGTGGCCTGTGGCCTGTTGTAGTTATCTTGGAACGTTGGGAATCTGGTTAATTCATAGTGTCGCTTGCAATTGGCACGGCCACTTGCGCGCCGCCTCAATGGTGTCGCACACATTTTTCGCCTGCGGAAAATGTGTGCGACACCGGTTTTCCCGACCGGAGTCGGTGCTGCACAAGAAAACCGGTCGGTCCGCCGCAGCGGTCAGACACCTTTTTCCCCGCAGGGAAAAAGGTGTCTGACACCGAACATCAGTGGTTATGCCTCGGCACCACATCCCGCAAATTGCGGTACTCCAGCGCCAGCTCCATGCAGGCGCCGCTCTGCATCTGCCCCACGGTCGAACGGTAGATCTGCTGCCACGGCGTCTGGCTCGCCGGGAAGGCGGGAATGCCATCGGCCTTGCGCCGCTCGATCTCGGCATCGTCGACCAGCATGTTGGCGCTGCCGTTGTTCAGGTCGATGCGCACGATGTCGCCGGTGCGGATCCATGCCAGCCCGCCACCAACAGCCGATTCCGGCGAGGCGTTCAGGATCGACGGGCTGTCCGACGTGCCGGACTGGCGGCCGTCGCCCAAGGTCGGCAGGTTCTTCACGCCGCGCTTGATCAGCGCATCGGGCGGTTGCATGTTCACGACTTCGGCCGAGCCGGGCCAGCCGATCGGGCCGGCGCCGCGGATCACGAGGATGCAGTCCTC contains:
- a CDS encoding M1 family metallopeptidase, which gives rise to MHVLQSIVVVAAAAAALLVQPAPLAQVARSGPAQEIPFASAHAAAVQTPSSPGAWGGIRTGAEATLSERVADYRIEAALDPVRHTVEGRQQLIWRNRSDRTVNSVYLHLYLNAFRNGDSTFMTELRAQGLADGTGEGEWGYTDLRHVRQGGTDVPWTFVQPDGGPKTDRTVVRLDLPRGVPPGASTTLDIAFFDQLPRVTARTGHYGTFHLVAQWFPKIGVLELPGERGATEVRWNVHEYHTDSEYYADFGHYDVKLTVPKGYTVGATGALQGKPVERDGLVTHHYAQGDVHDFAWTADNRTAPPLRSTWSSPGGRPVAITVLYPPDYASNAAPVLDMTKRSLAYFADKFAPYPYDTLTVVIAPYNAAHAGSMEYPTFFTTDSVLDPAPGTRDRYDLDFVTVHEFAHMYLHGIVASNEFEEPMLDEGLNEYWNVRMLGQRPASLPVLATLLEGAGAFAFGGFPGERLDAPREEPADPIGANTWERLDGVGPAYSRTAVMLHDLQAQLGTEVMDRAFREYYRRWRFRHPSVADLRETLAEVSGKRALVETVFAQQVYAVQKVDDRIASLTSEALSPQPGYATRQGKLVELTPAMLEPGGARPFKTKVVVRRRGAAVPQTLVVTFADGSRETVQWNGDEPWKRFEWVKRAKAVSAELDPQRRHLLDTNKLDDTRTVEADDAATRRWTFDFAAVTQALLALVAAL
- a CDS encoding thiol:disulfide interchange protein DsbA/DsbL yields the protein MRPLRRLMLAATAMLALTATASQAAGPGYTTLSTPVPATAPGKKVEVIEFFMYTCPHCYALDPLLEEWVKKQGDRIVFKRLHFAQGPTDPLAHAYVTLEAMGQTELVHSKILRAIHGERQRIYRSDEQMKEFLVKNGVDKARYEQLFNSFSVQTKMKSLANTIGKYQVTSAPTLVVDGRYMTSPTIAGGPGASEVQAGRQTIAVLDQLVAKAAAEKK
- a CDS encoding glycoside hydrolase family 3 N-terminal domain-containing protein; amino-acid sequence: MQHDSNNGRRRFLATMAAAGAAPSLSMAATAARPVYKDPAAPVPKRVEDLIKRMTLEEKIAQMDCVWNEKGKIEDNGAFSAAKASKAYPHGIGMLARPSDRQGKSEAGSAAAAGDDGARPNRGALETANYVNAAQKWALEQTRLGIPLFMHEEALHGYAALDATSFPQAIGLASSFDPDLVTRVFSVAAREMRARGANFALAPVIDVAREPRWGRIEETYGEDPHLTAEIGKAAVIGFSGTTRQLAKDKVLATLKHMTGHGQPESGTNIGPAEVSERTLREEFFPPFERIVKETTVAAIMPSYNEIGGVPSHANRWMLNDVARKEWGFKGVMVSDYMGIRELVTRHKLAATPKEAGYYAVKAGVDIETPDGHGYRHLAELVKEGKVAVSEIDAMVRRILELKFLAGLFENPYADAARADAQTATASDVALAREAAGRSVVLLKNDKGVLPLRPAKTGKLLLLGTHAKDTPIGGYSDIPRKVVSIHDALQAEAKAQGFGFDYREGVRITEERIWGKDEIRWTAPDVNARLIAEAVAAAKSADTIVMVLGDNEQTSREAWADQHLGDRATLDLLGQQNDLAKAIFDLGKPTVVFLLNGRPMAINFIAERADAIIEGWYLGQETGNAAADVLFGRVNPGGKLPVSFARSVGQLPIFYNHKPSARRGYIDGSTKPLFPFGFGLSYTTFDISAPRLAKATIRPSESTRVEVDVTNTGSVPGDEVVQIYIRDDISSVTRPVLELKAFRRVTLQPGEKKTLVFDIKPSDLWFYNVDMKRVVEPGSFTIHAGPDSVRLKSAKLTVTS
- a CDS encoding sugar ABC transporter permease; the encoded protein is MKSNQFKKLFTQYKMLALLVAIVLIWGFFTWMTEGGFLTPRNMSNLMRQMAVTGILACGMSLVIIAGEIDLSVGSLLGLLGGIAAVLDVTHGMSLPVNMVAVLAVGLFIGLFNGYLTAYLHIPSFIVGLGGMLAYRGILLGVTDGVTIAPVSDNFVYIGQGYLPPQWGIVLGITLFVIAISLTWRQRKSRAHHGLEQAPVWRDGLRLAIIGAVLAGFVTTLNSYEGIPLPVLLLLALLGIFTYMTTQTVFGRRIYAVGSNMEATRLSGINVKAVKLWIFGIMGLMCALAGLINTARLAAGAPSAGTSGELDAIAACFIGGTSMRGGSGTVYGALIGALVMASLDNGMSMLDVDTYWQMIVKGAILTLAVWVDVATRTGKR
- the xylG gene encoding D-xylose ABC transporter ATP-binding protein; the protein is MSDYLLEMRGIVKQFDGVRALNGIDIKVKAGECVGLCGENGAGKSTLMKVLSGVYPHGTYDGEIYWDGAPLKATSIRETEAAGIVIIHQELMLVPELSVTENIFLGNEITLPGGRLDYDTMNRRASELLAGLNIRDVNVVLPVKQYGGGHQQLIEIAKALNKNARLLILDEPSSSLTTSEIRILLDIIHQLKAKGVTCIYISHKLDEIEAICDTIVTIRDGQHIATTPMRDMSVDKIIAQMVGREMNQLYPQKRHTPGEVIFEARHVTCWDPDSPQRKRVDDVSFSLRRGEILGIAGLVGAGRTELVSAIFGSYEGQYEAEVWYHGQRWDTGNPLKSIRAGLAMVPEDRKHHGIVPDLSVGQNMTMAILQQFSHGSRIDQDEELKVIRGEIGRLKLKTASPFLPITGLSGGNQQKAVLSKMLLTKPKILILDEPTRGVDVGAKFEIYQLMLNLAAEGISIVMVSSELQEVLGVSDRVLVIGEGQLRGDFVNDNLTQETLLAAALAQPLH
- the xylF gene encoding D-xylose ABC transporter substrate-binding protein, which produces MQFKAALKLTAAAALLALTSTAALADAKNPKIGFCIDDLRLERWTRDRDYFVKEAEKLGAKVYVQSADASEQRQISQIENLISRGVDVLVIVPYNATVLNNAIREAKKAKIKVVSYDRLILNSDVDAYISFDNQKVGELQAEAIKAIKPKGNYYLLGGAPTDNNAKMLREGQLKVLQPLIDKGDIKVVGKQWVKDWSASEAMAIVENALTANNNKIDAIVASNDATAGGAIQALTSQKLQGKVPVSGQDADLAAVKRVIAGTQAMTVYKPLKLIATEAAKLSVQLVRNEKPAFNSQYNNGAKQVPTLLLKPIPLTKANVQVLAEDGFYSKAQLSAN